From Bacteroidota bacterium, a single genomic window includes:
- a CDS encoding endonuclease/exonuclease/phosphatase family protein has translation MSPLRRTFQSLLPTLFLSCVFLLPVLGSALLAKAPRPYTVAFYNVENLFDTIDDPAINDADFLPNGKYKWNSERLTIKLQNMAKVISRLGDADGPEILGLSEVENRSVLEMLAAHPLIRSGKYAMAHIDSPDERGIDVALFFKKKAFTLTAMKAYPVKLEGQDHTRDILLVKGNVMGKYPLHLMVNHWPSRRGGAAKSEPARFAAARVVRAVTDSIRKADPTAAIVIMGDLNDDPDSPSLLKELRATTDLKGSAESFLWNATAALHHRDSYGSLMYDGKWNLFDQIILSHPLAAGQNKLRYVQGSAMVYKPEFLTQKEGEDKGSPLRTFEGNRFQNPGYSDHFPTCIQLSFAK, from the coding sequence ATGTCTCCGCTACGTCGTACATTTCAGTCCTTGCTGCCAACGCTGTTCCTGAGCTGCGTTTTTTTGCTGCCGGTCTTGGGGAGCGCATTGCTTGCAAAAGCACCCCGCCCCTATACCGTCGCCTTTTACAACGTCGAGAACCTCTTTGACACCATTGACGATCCAGCAATCAACGATGCCGATTTCTTGCCCAACGGCAAATACAAGTGGAATTCGGAGCGGCTCACCATCAAGCTGCAAAACATGGCGAAGGTCATCTCCCGATTGGGTGACGCCGACGGCCCCGAAATCCTGGGTTTGTCCGAAGTCGAAAATCGGAGCGTGCTGGAAATGCTTGCTGCGCATCCTTTGATCCGCTCCGGCAAATATGCCATGGCCCATATCGATTCGCCCGACGAGCGCGGCATTGACGTGGCGCTCTTCTTCAAAAAAAAGGCCTTTACGTTGACCGCGATGAAAGCCTACCCTGTGAAACTCGAAGGCCAAGACCATACCCGCGACATTTTGCTCGTCAAGGGGAATGTGATGGGCAAGTACCCGCTCCATCTGATGGTCAACCATTGGCCGTCGCGCAGAGGTGGTGCCGCCAAATCGGAACCTGCAAGGTTTGCAGCGGCGCGGGTGGTGAGAGCGGTTACGGATTCGATTCGCAAGGCAGACCCCACCGCCGCCATCGTGATCATGGGCGACCTCAACGACGATCCCGATTCGCCGAGTTTGCTCAAAGAATTGCGGGCAACAACCGACTTGAAAGGTTCCGCCGAAAGTTTCCTGTGGAATGCCACGGCCGCCCTGCACCATCGGGACAGTTACGGCAGCTTGATGTACGACGGAAAATGGAACCTTTTTGACCAAATCATCCTCTCCCATCCGCTGGCTGCGGGCCAAAACAAGTTGCGGTATGTCCAGGGTTCGGCGATGGTGTACAAACCCGAATTTCTCACCCAGAAGGAAGGCGAAGATAAAGGAAGCCCATTGCGCACCTTCGAAGGAAACCGCTTTCAAAATCCCGGTTACAGTGACCATTTCCCAACCTGTATCCAGCTCAGTTTTGCAAAATGA
- a CDS encoding SAM-dependent DNA methyltransferase, with protein sequence MAKEKSTKSIEETLWDSANKLRGTVESSEYKHVVLGLIFLKFVSDKFEERRKELIVEGKEKYLEMKEFYNMKNVFYLAEESRWDLIIGRSKEGGVALKIDTALHTIEKNNPALRGALPDNYFSRLGLDESKLAALLDTVNNIDTVADKKQDIVGRIYEYFLGRFAAAEGKGGGEFYTPKCIVNLIAEMIEPFKGKIYDPCCGSGGMFVQSIKFVESHHGNTKDISIYGQEYTGTTYKLAKMNLAIRGISANLGDVAADTFFKDQHPDLKADFIMANPPFNQKQWRAENELVDDPRWRGYNVPPTANANYAWIMHMLAHLSENGTAGFVLANGSMSSQSSGEGELRKQFVE encoded by the coding sequence ATGGCCAAAGAAAAATCCACCAAATCCATCGAGGAGACCCTTTGGGACTCCGCCAACAAGCTCCGCGGGACCGTCGAATCCTCCGAATACAAACACGTTGTCCTTGGGCTCATCTTCCTCAAGTTTGTGAGCGACAAATTTGAGGAACGCCGCAAGGAACTGATCGTTGAGGGAAAGGAAAAGTACTTGGAGATGAAGGAGTTCTACAACATGAAGAACGTCTTTTACCTCGCCGAGGAATCGCGTTGGGACCTCATCATCGGGCGCAGCAAGGAGGGCGGGGTGGCCCTGAAGATCGACACCGCCCTGCATACGATCGAGAAAAACAATCCGGCCCTGCGCGGTGCCTTGCCCGACAATTACTTTTCGCGGTTGGGGTTGGACGAAAGCAAACTCGCGGCCCTGCTCGATACCGTCAACAACATCGACACCGTCGCCGACAAGAAGCAAGACATCGTCGGGCGCATCTATGAATATTTCCTCGGACGCTTCGCGGCGGCGGAGGGCAAGGGCGGCGGCGAATTCTACACCCCCAAATGCATCGTGAACCTGATCGCCGAGATGATCGAACCCTTCAAGGGCAAGATTTACGATCCCTGCTGCGGTTCGGGCGGCATGTTTGTGCAGTCCATCAAATTCGTCGAAAGCCACCACGGCAATACCAAGGACATTTCGATTTATGGGCAGGAATACACGGGCACGACCTACAAACTTGCCAAGATGAACCTCGCCATCCGGGGCATCAGTGCCAATTTGGGCGATGTCGCGGCCGATACCTTCTTCAAGGATCAGCATCCCGACCTGAAGGCCGACTTCATCATGGCCAATCCGCCGTTTAACCAAAAGCAGTGGCGGGCCGAAAACGAACTCGTGGACGATCCGAGATGGCGCGGCTACAATGTGCCGCCGACCGCCAACGCCAACTATGCGTGGATCATGCACATGCTCGCCCACCTCAGCGAAAACGGCACGGCAGGTTTTGTCTTGGCAAATGGGTCGATGTCTTCGCAGAGCAGCGGCGAGGGCGAATTGCGCAAACAATTCGTGGAAA
- a CDS encoding T9SS type A sorting domain-containing protein, whose product MKNTLLFCFLLLFFGLSKATVITFIPSNYQFDWQGGYLYIDANNDGFNDFLMTAEPKTGWDTSWFKIKSLTAGTKILTDGTGKVSGLNYGVLISGQVPSNLWADSAWVKRYDGSPYPYPSLTYSNMAFRYSVGANYHYGYINGYLTDDPQSMGFISYNIFRIGYETTPGLGILANSETSIVATPAPTIPSFSMAQFQDMMRLDFERPVAATVEVCDLQGRVLMNHDFQGALCNLATGSLSEGIYLLRLTSSRNTGQPSVTKKFVLTRD is encoded by the coding sequence ATGAAGAACACTTTACTTTTCTGCTTTCTCTTGCTGTTCTTTGGGCTTTCCAAAGCGACCGTCATTACCTTTATCCCCAGCAATTACCAATTTGATTGGCAGGGGGGCTATTTGTACATCGATGCGAACAATGATGGTTTCAATGATTTTTTGATGACCGCCGAGCCCAAAACAGGCTGGGATACGAGTTGGTTCAAGATCAAAAGCCTGACTGCCGGTACCAAGATCCTTACGGATGGGACTGGCAAAGTAAGCGGTCTTAATTACGGAGTTTTGATTTCGGGCCAAGTGCCATCCAACCTTTGGGCCGACAGTGCTTGGGTCAAACGTTATGATGGAAGTCCTTATCCCTATCCGTCATTGACATACTCCAATATGGCATTCCGCTATTCTGTCGGCGCAAACTATCACTATGGCTATATCAATGGTTATTTGACAGACGATCCGCAAAGTATGGGATTCATTTCCTACAACATCTTCCGCATCGGCTATGAAACCACCCCCGGCCTCGGCATCCTGGCCAATTCCGAAACGTCGATCGTCGCGACGCCTGCGCCAACGATTCCTTCATTTTCCATGGCCCAATTCCAAGACATGATGCGTCTGGACTTCGAACGCCCAGTGGCCGCAACTGTTGAGGTTTGCGATCTACAGGGAAGGGTATTGATGAACCATGACTTTCAGGGTGCATTGTGCAACCTCGCAACGGGTTCCTTGTCCGAAGGCATTTACTTGCTGCGCCTCACGTCCTCCAGAAATACCGGGCAGCCAAGCGTCACGAAAAAGTTTGTACTGACCAGGGATTGA
- a CDS encoding cation transporter, whose amino-acid sequence MTKEETAVRTTYFSIAGNISLAIIKGLAGIFGNSYALIADAIESTTDIFSSFLVLFGLKYANRPPDKNHPYGHGRAEPLITFLVVGFLITSATLIAYESILNIGTPHDLPKSWTLLVLAPLILWKEISYRIVMHNARKTNSSSLKADAWHHRSDAITSVAAFIGIAIALIFGKGYETADDWAALFAAGFILYNSYRIFRPALAEIMDEHVYDELIQEIRRVSLTVAGVVETEKCFIRKAGMKYHVDLHAVVDAEITVREGHDIAHQLKDTLRSEMPQLGHVLIHIEPSANPAE is encoded by the coding sequence ATGACCAAGGAAGAAACCGCCGTCAGGACCACCTATTTCAGCATCGCAGGAAATATTTCCTTGGCGATCATCAAGGGACTTGCAGGCATTTTTGGCAATTCCTACGCCCTCATTGCCGACGCCATCGAATCCACCACCGACATCTTCTCCTCGTTTTTGGTGCTCTTCGGATTGAAATATGCCAACAGGCCACCCGACAAAAATCACCCCTATGGCCACGGGCGGGCCGAACCCTTGATCACATTTCTGGTTGTCGGCTTCCTCATTACCTCCGCAACCCTCATCGCCTACGAAAGCATCCTGAACATTGGAACGCCGCATGACCTGCCCAAGTCCTGGACCTTGCTCGTGTTGGCCCCCTTGATTCTCTGGAAAGAAATCTCTTACCGCATTGTCATGCACAATGCCCGCAAGACCAACAGTTCCTCCCTCAAGGCAGATGCATGGCACCACCGCAGCGACGCGATTACTTCCGTCGCGGCCTTCATCGGCATCGCCATCGCATTGATCTTTGGCAAAGGCTACGAAACCGCAGACGATTGGGCCGCCCTGTTTGCCGCCGGATTCATCCTCTACAACAGTTACCGCATCTTCAGACCTGCCCTTGCCGAGATCATGGACGAACACGTCTACGACGAACTCATTCAGGAAATCAGGCGGGTGTCGCTCACGGTCGCAGGAGTGGTGGAGACGGAAAAATGCTTTATTCGCAAGGCCGGAATGAAATACCATGTGGACCTGCATGCCGTGGTGGATGCCGAGATTACGGTACGGGAAGGGCATGACATCGCCCACCAACTCAAAGACACATTGCGCAGCGAAATGCCCCAACTGGGCCATGTTTTGATTCATATTGAGCCCAGCGCCAATCCCGCAGAATAA